A region from the Vibrio sp. SS-MA-C1-2 genome encodes:
- the groL gene encoding chaperonin GroEL (60 kDa chaperone family; promotes refolding of misfolded polypeptides especially under stressful conditions; forms two stacked rings of heptamers to form a barrel-shaped 14mer; ends can be capped by GroES; misfolded proteins enter the barrel where they are refolded when GroES binds) gives MAAKDVKFGNDARVKMLEGVNILADAVKVTLGPKGRNVVLDKSFGAPTITKDGVSVAREIELEDKFQNMGAQMVKEVSSQANDAAGDGTTTATVLAQSIVNEGLKAVAAGMNPMDLKRGIDKAVVAAVEELKALSVPCLDTNAVAQVGTISANSDATVGNIIAEAMEKVGRDGVITVEEGQALQDELDVVEGMQFDRGYLSPYFVNNQEAGSVDLENPFILLVDKKVSNIRELLTTLEAVAKASRPLLIVAEDVEGEALATLVVNNMRGIVKVAAVKAPGFGDRRKAMLQDIAVLTAGTVISEEVGMDLEKVQLEDLGQAKRITITKENTTIIDGIGEEQIIAGRVAQIRQQIEDATSDYDKEKLQERVAKLAGGVAVIKVGAATEVEMKEKKARVEDALHATRAAVEEGVVAGGGVALIRAASKVSNLEGDNEEQNVGIRVALRAMEAPIRQITTNAGDEESVVANNVKAGEGNYGYNAATGVYGDMIEMGILDPTKVTRSALQFAASVAGLMITTEAMITDRPQKDAPAMPDMGGMGGGMGGMGGMM, from the coding sequence ATGGCAGCAAAAGATGTAAAATTTGGTAATGATGCACGAGTAAAAATGCTAGAAGGCGTAAATATTCTTGCTGATGCAGTAAAAGTGACTTTAGGTCCTAAAGGTCGTAACGTTGTTTTAGATAAGTCATTTGGCGCACCAACCATTACTAAAGATGGTGTTTCAGTTGCACGTGAAATCGAACTTGAAGATAAGTTCCAAAACATGGGTGCACAAATGGTGAAAGAAGTTTCTTCACAAGCTAATGATGCGGCGGGTGATGGAACAACAACGGCAACGGTATTAGCTCAGTCTATCGTTAATGAAGGTCTAAAAGCGGTTGCTGCGGGTATGAACCCAATGGATCTAAAACGTGGTATCGACAAAGCGGTTGTTGCTGCGGTTGAAGAGCTAAAAGCACTTTCTGTTCCTTGTTTAGATACGAATGCGGTTGCTCAGGTAGGAACTATCTCTGCGAACTCTGACGCAACTGTCGGTAATATCATTGCTGAAGCGATGGAAAAAGTAGGCCGTGATGGCGTTATTACGGTTGAAGAAGGTCAAGCACTACAAGATGAGCTTGATGTGGTTGAAGGTATGCAGTTCGATCGTGGTTACCTATCTCCTTACTTTGTTAACAATCAAGAAGCGGGCAGTGTTGATCTAGAAAACCCATTCATTCTATTGGTTGATAAAAAAGTATCGAACATCCGTGAGTTACTAACAACATTAGAAGCCGTTGCTAAAGCATCTCGTCCGCTACTTATCGTTGCAGAAGATGTTGAAGGTGAAGCACTAGCAACACTTGTGGTTAACAACATGCGCGGCATCGTAAAAGTTGCAGCAGTTAAAGCCCCTGGTTTTGGTGATCGTCGTAAAGCAATGCTACAAGATATTGCCGTTCTGACTGCCGGTACGGTTATCTCTGAAGAAGTGGGTATGGATCTAGAAAAAGTTCAACTTGAAGATCTAGGCCAAGCGAAGCGCATTACCATTACGAAAGAAAACACGACAATCATCGATGGTATCGGTGAAGAGCAGATTATTGCTGGTCGTGTTGCTCAAATTCGTCAGCAAATTGAAGATGCAACATCAGACTACGATAAAGAAAAACTTCAAGAGCGTGTTGCTAAATTAGCTGGTGGTGTTGCGGTGATTAAAGTTGGCGCAGCAACAGAAGTTGAAATGAAAGAGAAGAAAGCACGTGTTGAAGATGCACTTCACGCAACTCGCGCAGCGGTAGAAGAAGGTGTGGTTGCGGGTGGTGGTGTTGCACTTATCCGTGCAGCGTCTAAAGTATCAAACCTTGAAGGTGATAACGAAGAGCAAAATGTCGGTATCCGTGTTGCATTACGTGCAATGGAAGCGCCGATTCGTCAAATTACCACCAACGCAGGTGATGAAGAGTCAGTGGTTGCTAACAACGTTAAAGCTGGTGAAGGTAACTACGGTTACAACGCAGCAACGGGTGTTTACGGCGACATGATCGAAATGGGTATCCTTGATCCAACGAAAGTAACGCGTTCAGCACTTCAGTTTGCAGCTTCTGTTGCGGGTCTGATGATCACCACTGAAGCGATGATTACTGATCGACCACAGAAAGATGCTCCAGCGATGCCTGATATGGGCGGCATGGGCGGTGGTATGGGTGGAATGGGCGGCATGATGTAA
- a CDS encoding MATE family efflux transporter: MQKQKLKSNQNRLLLDPIDKLLTQLTIPLIFGMVAVLTFNLVDTFFISLLGTNSLAAISFTFPVIFAINSMTMGIGVGVSAHLGRILGKKLEIKAKRFASHGLLLIAVLSTLLSIIGYFTIDPLFALLGANQELRLLIEQYMATCYLFIPLLAISMVGNNILRATGDTKTPAVILIISGVINSILDPLFIFGLGPIPAMGVQGAAIASGISWTIAVGWSFYILIHKTQLLGLWCMTEIIDDWKKILHIGTPAAFSNALLPISGAILMALLASQGTESVAAYGAAQRIESFLLIIVICMTSALTPIMSQNLGAKQDQRAFLALFTGIRYSLLIQFLIFIAMVPLSSPFSALFSQDIEVQKQIWLYLIVVPLSYGCQGIVMMLVSSLNALHQPKQALGWNLFRLFGLLLPFAWIGKQLNGTEGLFIGIMVANFISGFAAYFFAKKIRAHHLG; this comes from the coding sequence ATGCAAAAACAAAAGCTCAAATCAAATCAAAATCGATTGCTGCTCGACCCTATCGATAAACTGTTAACCCAACTCACCATTCCATTAATTTTTGGTATGGTCGCGGTGTTGACATTTAATTTGGTTGATACTTTTTTCATCTCGCTTTTAGGGACAAACTCTCTTGCAGCCATCAGCTTTACCTTTCCGGTTATTTTTGCCATTAATTCAATGACGATGGGAATTGGTGTTGGTGTCTCCGCTCATCTTGGTCGTATTTTAGGGAAGAAGTTAGAAATAAAAGCCAAAAGGTTTGCTTCTCACGGCTTGTTATTAATTGCAGTATTAAGCACGTTACTTTCAATTATTGGCTACTTTACGATTGATCCGCTTTTCGCTCTGCTTGGTGCAAATCAAGAACTTCGGCTTCTCATCGAACAATATATGGCAACCTGTTATCTATTTATTCCATTATTAGCAATTTCAATGGTGGGAAATAATATTCTTCGAGCAACAGGTGACACCAAAACGCCAGCGGTCATCTTAATTATTTCTGGCGTCATCAATAGCATTTTAGATCCTTTATTTATCTTTGGTCTTGGTCCTATTCCAGCGATGGGTGTACAAGGTGCAGCGATAGCCAGTGGCATCAGTTGGACGATTGCCGTTGGTTGGTCTTTTTATATTCTGATCCATAAAACGCAACTACTCGGCTTGTGGTGTATGACAGAAATTATTGATGATTGGAAAAAAATCCTTCACATCGGAACTCCAGCTGCTTTTTCTAATGCGCTACTTCCAATATCAGGGGCTATTTTAATGGCATTATTAGCGAGCCAAGGAACAGAATCTGTTGCCGCTTATGGTGCAGCACAGCGTATTGAGTCATTCTTATTGATTATTGTGATTTGTATGACTTCTGCTTTAACACCGATAATGTCGCAAAATTTAGGTGCAAAACAAGACCAGCGAGCTTTTCTTGCCCTCTTTACTGGGATCAGATACTCCTTGTTAATCCAGTTTTTGATTTTTATTGCGATGGTGCCATTAAGCTCCCCTTTCTCAGCGCTATTTAGTCAAGATATCGAGGTTCAGAAGCAGATCTGGCTCTACTTAATTGTTGTTCCATTAAGCTATGGTTGTCAGGGAATTGTCATGATGTTAGTGAGCAGTTTAAATGCGCTTCATCAGCCCAAGCAGGCATTAGGTTGGAATCTATTTAGATTGTTTGGATTATTGTTGCCTTTCGCTTGGATCGGAAAGCAATTAAATGGCACGGAAGGATTATTTATAGGCATTATGGTCGCTAACTTTATTTCAGGATTTGCCGCCTACTTCTTTGCAAAAAAAATAAGAGCCCATCACTTAGGTTGA
- a CDS encoding co-chaperone GroES, protein MNIRPLHDRLIVERQEVESKSAGGIVLTGSAAEKSTRGVVLATGKGRILESGEVQALDVKVGDTVIFSEGYGVKTEKIDGKEVLIMSENDVLAIVE, encoded by the coding sequence ATGAACATTCGTCCTTTGCACGACCGTTTAATTGTAGAGCGCCAAGAAGTTGAATCTAAGTCCGCTGGCGGCATTGTTTTAACAGGCTCAGCAGCAGAAAAATCAACTCGTGGTGTAGTATTGGCTACTGGTAAAGGTCGCATCTTAGAAAGCGGTGAAGTACAAGCGCTAGATGTAAAAGTTGGCGATACGGTTATTTTTAGCGAAGGCTACGGCGTAAAAACCGAGAAAATCGATGGTAAAGAAGTGCTAATCATGTCTGAAAATGACGTATTAGCGATCGTTGAGTAA
- a CDS encoding YtfJ family protein: MKNKLLLILSLFAFSFSVSANNLKVGQPLPAVTVSDYGELLLTDGDISYTTWNSSELPGKVRIIQAIAGRTAAKELNSATIDAITAAKFPEGSYQTTTIVNQDDAVWGTGAFVKSSAKTSKEDFYWSSVVLDSDGKVQKAWQLEKKNSAIIVLDKAGKVLFVKEGLLSADEVKHAMDLVKAEIAKK, from the coding sequence ATGAAGAACAAACTGCTATTAATCTTGAGTTTATTCGCTTTCTCTTTTTCAGTTTCAGCTAATAATTTAAAGGTTGGCCAACCATTACCGGCCGTCACTGTTTCTGATTATGGTGAACTACTACTAACAGATGGTGATATCAGCTATACAACTTGGAACAGCTCAGAACTACCAGGAAAAGTAAGAATTATTCAAGCAATTGCTGGCCGTACTGCAGCAAAAGAGCTTAACTCTGCGACCATCGATGCAATTACCGCAGCGAAATTCCCTGAAGGTAGCTATCAAACAACGACAATCGTCAACCAAGATGATGCGGTTTGGGGAACCGGTGCTTTTGTTAAGTCATCAGCTAAAACAAGTAAAGAGGACTTCTATTGGTCTTCTGTGGTTTTAGACTCCGATGGTAAAGTACAAAAAGCATGGCAGTTAGAGAAGAAAAACTCGGCAATCATTGTGCTGGATAAAGCGGGGAAGGTGCTTTTTGTTAAAGAGGGACTACTATCTGCTGACGAAGTAAAACACGCAATGGATTTAGTTAAAGCCGAGATTGCTAAAAAGTAG
- a CDS encoding GNAT family N-acetyltransferase — translation MSYSKTFKELDKSQHDRVSFDCGEKELNDFIKTKAAKQMQAGISRTMVLPASVPLPNQKYPICSFYSIAPSSISRDALPQKVAKKLPRYPIPVFLLAQLAVHKEFQGSGLGKVSLIKALEYLWEINSHMRAYAIVVDCLTEQAESFYAKYGFDVLCEINGRVRMFIPMKTVGQLFT, via the coding sequence GTGAGTTATTCCAAGACGTTTAAAGAATTGGATAAATCACAACACGATAGGGTTTCATTTGACTGTGGTGAAAAAGAGTTAAATGACTTTATCAAAACTAAAGCCGCTAAACAGATGCAAGCCGGCATTAGCCGTACAATGGTTTTGCCTGCATCTGTGCCTCTACCAAATCAAAAGTATCCAATTTGTTCGTTTTATAGTATTGCACCAAGTTCAATTAGCCGTGATGCATTGCCACAAAAAGTGGCTAAAAAATTACCACGCTATCCAATTCCTGTTTTTCTTTTAGCTCAACTTGCGGTTCATAAAGAATTTCAAGGAAGCGGGCTAGGTAAAGTAAGCTTAATTAAAGCGCTTGAATATCTTTGGGAAATCAATTCTCACATGAGAGCTTATGCCATCGTGGTTGATTGTTTAACTGAACAAGCGGAGTCATTTTATGCGAAATATGGCTTCGACGTTCTTTGTGAAATCAATGGTCGTGTAAGAATGTTCATTCCGATGAAAACAGTTGGCCAGTTATTCACTTAG
- a CDS encoding BrnT family toxin, with protein sequence MGDFEFDEIKSNSNLKKHGLDFNVAQLLWNDPDLIEIPVNTHDEPRYIVIGMLNGKHWTGVITYRGQNIRIISVRRSRKGEVKIYESE encoded by the coding sequence ATGGGTGATTTTGAATTTGATGAAATTAAGAGTAACTCGAATCTTAAAAAACATGGTTTGGATTTCAATGTAGCTCAATTACTTTGGAATGATCCTGATTTAATTGAGATCCCAGTAAATACTCACGATGAACCAAGATATATTGTAATAGGTATGCTTAATGGCAAACATTGGACAGGCGTTATTACATATCGAGGTCAAAATATCCGAATAATTTCGGTTCGACGCTCAAGAAAAGGTGAGGTAAAGATTTATGAAAGCGAATGA
- a CDS encoding DUF1778 domain-containing protein, translating to MANARLDIRLDEEIKAKAEKASALLGLKSLTEYVVRLMDEDATQVISEHECIKVETNVFDQFMMACDEAKAPNNALLEAAEFTKNGDFK from the coding sequence ATGGCGAATGCAAGACTTGATATCCGTTTAGATGAAGAAATCAAAGCGAAAGCTGAGAAAGCATCAGCACTACTTGGTTTAAAAAGCTTAACTGAATACGTTGTTCGTCTAATGGATGAAGATGCAACTCAGGTGATCTCTGAACATGAATGCATCAAGGTTGAAACAAATGTATTTGATCAGTTCATGATGGCTTGTGATGAGGCTAAGGCTCCGAATAACGCATTACTTGAGGCTGCTGAATTTACTAAAAATGGTGACTTTAAGTGA
- the brnA gene encoding type II toxin-antitoxin system BrnA family antitoxin has protein sequence MKANEFDAKFDDGQDILGDLDLSKSKRPMQSQKRVNVDFPTWMIESLDREANRVGVTRQSIIKVWLAEKLESVAANHTANH, from the coding sequence ATGAAAGCGAATGAATTTGATGCAAAATTTGACGATGGCCAAGATATCCTAGGCGATCTAGATTTATCTAAATCTAAGCGTCCAATGCAAAGTCAAAAACGAGTAAATGTTGATTTTCCTACATGGATGATTGAATCATTAGATCGTGAGGCTAATCGTGTTGGTGTAACCCGCCAATCGATTATTAAAGTTTGGTTAGCTGAAAAGTTAGAAAGTGTAGCGGCGAATCACACAGCAAACCACTGA